One bacterium genomic region harbors:
- a CDS encoding C4-type zinc ribbon domain-containing protein translates to MSAEPNAGAALDGLWAVQQVDARLLDARGRLAGLDDGTALRAETDAARAAAVSTAARLHQAQATLRDHELQLQTTEAKQRKAHGDLYGGRISNPKELAGLEEESGALARTRDHLEDQILSLLDQVEALKREDAEARASLGALEQRLAAHLAAFEVARSGIDAEIETLLAQRAEHAATVEPRLLRKYDGIAAQEGGVGMVAILGGFCGGCRNDVPSHFVSRIRTGQVVTCERCHRILYLDGAS, encoded by the coding sequence ATGAGTGCGGAGCCGAACGCGGGCGCGGCGCTCGACGGATTGTGGGCCGTCCAACAGGTGGACGCGAGGTTGCTGGACGCCCGCGGGCGCCTGGCGGGGCTCGACGACGGGACGGCCCTGCGTGCGGAGACGGACGCGGCTCGTGCCGCGGCCGTCTCCACGGCGGCGCGCCTCCATCAGGCACAGGCGACCCTGCGCGACCACGAGCTGCAATTGCAGACGACGGAAGCCAAACAGCGGAAGGCGCACGGCGACCTGTACGGCGGACGGATCTCCAACCCCAAGGAGCTCGCGGGGCTCGAGGAGGAGAGCGGCGCCCTCGCCCGTACGCGCGACCACCTCGAGGATCAGATTCTGAGTCTGCTCGATCAAGTCGAAGCGCTGAAGCGGGAGGACGCCGAGGCGCGAGCGTCGTTGGGGGCGCTCGAGCAACGCCTGGCCGCGCACCTCGCGGCGTTCGAAGTAGCCCGCAGCGGGATCGATGCGGAAATCGAGACGCTGCTGGCGCAGCGCGCGGAGCACGCGGCGACCGTGGAGCCGCGCTTGCTGCGCAAGTACGACGGGATCGCGGCGCAGGAGGGCGGGGTCGGCATGGTCGCGATCCTCGGCGGGTTCTGCGGCGGATGCCGGAACGACGTGCCGTCGCACTTCGTGTCGCGGATCCGGACCGGGCAGGTCGTGACCTGCGAGCGCTGCCACCGCATCCTGTACCTCGACGGCGCGTCGTGA
- a CDS encoding ribonuclease HI family protein: MCIDGASRGNPGRAAIGVVVLRSGRAVREIAEPIGVTTNNVAEYRALLRALEEAAALGARRLRVQSDSELLVRQLLGQYKVRSEQLVPLHRTARARLRAFDDVAIVRVPREQNRAADALANRALDEEDPAPRASAGRA, from the coding sequence GTGTGCATCGACGGGGCCTCCCGCGGGAACCCCGGGCGGGCCGCCATCGGCGTCGTCGTGCTGCGTAGCGGCCGTGCGGTCCGCGAGATCGCCGAACCGATCGGGGTCACGACGAACAACGTGGCGGAGTACCGCGCGTTGCTGCGGGCGCTCGAAGAGGCCGCGGCGCTCGGTGCGCGCCGCCTGCGGGTGCAGAGCGACAGCGAGCTGCTCGTGCGCCAGCTGCTGGGCCAGTACAAAGTCCGCAGCGAACAGCTTGTCCCGCTCCATCGGACCGCGCGCGCGCGGTTGCGCGCGTTCGACGATGTCGCGATCGTGCGCGTGCCGCGCGAGCAGAATCGCGCGGCAGACGCCCTCGCGAACCGCGCGCTGGACGAGGAAGATCCGGCGCCGCGCGCGTCCGCCGGGCGCGCCTGA
- a CDS encoding response regulator transcription factor, whose amino-acid sequence MRTILVVDDEPKIVQVARDYLARAGFRVLTAGDGNAVLTMVRTARPDLLVLDLALPGMDGLDITRALRRESQVPVIMLTARADESDRLIGLELGADDYIVKPFSPKELVARVRAVLRRWDAARAGTDLVRAGDLALDVPRMRARLGDRALALTPTEFQLLAVIAREPGRIFTRGQLLEAVHGIAVESYERAIDSHIKNIRRKVEPDPHHPRYVLSVHGIGYKFADE is encoded by the coding sequence ATGCGAACGATTCTCGTCGTTGACGATGAGCCCAAGATCGTGCAGGTGGCCCGGGACTACCTGGCGCGGGCCGGGTTCCGCGTGCTGACCGCGGGTGACGGCAATGCCGTGCTGACGATGGTGCGGACGGCGCGGCCCGACCTCCTTGTGTTGGACCTGGCCCTGCCCGGGATGGACGGACTCGACATCACCAGGGCGCTGCGCAGAGAGTCGCAGGTTCCCGTGATCATGCTGACGGCCCGTGCGGACGAATCGGACCGATTGATCGGATTGGAGCTGGGGGCGGACGACTACATCGTCAAGCCGTTCAGCCCGAAGGAACTGGTGGCCCGTGTCCGAGCCGTCCTGAGGCGGTGGGACGCGGCGCGCGCGGGGACGGATCTCGTCCGCGCCGGCGATCTCGCGCTCGACGTGCCCCGGATGCGGGCGCGCCTCGGCGACCGCGCGCTTGCGCTCACGCCCACGGAGTTTCAGCTCCTCGCCGTAATCGCCCGCGAGCCGGGGCGCATCTTCACGCGCGGTCAGCTCCTCGAGGCGGTGCACGGCATTGCCGTAGAGTCCTACGAGCGCGCGATCGACTCGCACATCAAGAACATCCGGCGCAAGGTCGAGCCGGATCCGCACCACCCGCGGTACGTGCTGTCCGTTCACGGCATCGGCTACAAGTTCGCGGACGAATGA
- a CDS encoding HAMP domain-containing sensor histidine kinase translates to MTRARCASPRWGPRRGRPPWWPDDEAWPPAGRGEVWRHVKRRFLLRVLARVSAVVVAVAALSVLLHWAVMHVFGIMAPAGRTGVGAATVALAAVLCGMVLAGVTVRVMVRRVGDLIVALGRIADGDFGTRVREAGPPEARILGRAFNRMAERLERQDAKRRGLLTDISHELRTPLTVLQGNLEGMLDGVYPRDAEHLSLVLEETQVLARLIEDLRTLTLSESLELALARAPTDLAAVARDAVASFETQAAEAGVSLRLDATPDLPLAEVDPERIRQVINNLLSNALRYTAAGGTVFMRCAAGSPGQLVVTVEDTGAGIPAEDLAHIFERFYKSPDSRGTGLGLAIAKSLVEAHGGGIIAESVVGKGTTMRVTLPVQPPS, encoded by the coding sequence ATGACGCGGGCCCGGTGCGCGTCGCCGCGCTGGGGCCCCCGCCGCGGGCGTCCGCCGTGGTGGCCCGACGACGAAGCGTGGCCGCCCGCCGGCCGGGGCGAGGTGTGGCGGCACGTCAAGCGACGGTTTCTGCTCCGCGTGCTCGCGCGTGTGTCGGCGGTGGTCGTCGCGGTGGCAGCTCTGTCGGTCCTCCTCCACTGGGCCGTCATGCACGTGTTCGGGATCATGGCGCCCGCGGGGAGGACGGGCGTCGGTGCGGCGACCGTCGCCCTGGCGGCGGTGCTGTGTGGGATGGTTCTTGCCGGCGTCACGGTCCGCGTGATGGTGAGACGGGTGGGCGATCTCATCGTGGCCCTCGGCAGGATCGCCGACGGTGACTTTGGAACGCGCGTCCGCGAAGCGGGCCCGCCCGAGGCGCGGATCCTCGGCCGCGCGTTCAATAGAATGGCGGAGCGGTTGGAACGTCAGGACGCGAAGCGCCGCGGGCTGCTGACGGACATTTCCCACGAACTTCGAACGCCGTTGACTGTCCTGCAGGGGAATCTGGAGGGGATGCTCGACGGCGTGTACCCCCGCGATGCGGAGCACCTGTCGCTGGTGCTCGAGGAGACGCAGGTGCTCGCTCGCTTGATCGAGGATCTGCGGACCCTCACGTTGAGCGAGAGCCTCGAACTGGCGCTGGCTCGGGCGCCGACGGATCTCGCCGCGGTGGCCCGCGACGCGGTCGCCTCGTTCGAAACCCAGGCGGCGGAGGCCGGGGTCTCCTTGCGATTGGACGCCACGCCGGACCTGCCGCTGGCCGAGGTGGACCCGGAGCGCATTCGCCAAGTGATCAACAATCTGCTGTCCAACGCGCTGCGATATACAGCTGCGGGCGGGACCGTGTTCATGCGTTGTGCGGCGGGTTCCCCGGGGCAGCTCGTCGTGACCGTCGAGGACACTGGCGCCGGGATCCCGGCGGAGGACCTGGCCCACATCTTCGAACGCTTCTACAAATCGCCCGATTCGCGCGGTACGGGTCTGGGCCTCGCCATCGCAAAGAGCCTGGTCGAGGCCCACGGCGGCGGGATCATCGCCGAGAGCGTTGTCGGGAAGGGGACGACGATGCGCGTGACGCTGCCCGTCCAGCCGCCGTCCTAG
- a CDS encoding SDR family NAD(P)-dependent oxidoreductase, which translates to MHESRSLTSFDGGAFAARPIPTYPDLAGKVAVVTGGARGIGAATCRLLGANGARVVVNGRDRAAIAEVADAIRCDGAEVLGIAADVTDVAAIEGMRDRTERDLGPVDILVAFAGGSTVHPGPVHQITEAEWRAVVDGNLTAAFLTAKAFLPAMIHRRRGAIVTMASTAARLPLGAPAPYAAAKAGVATLSRCLAAEVGRHGIRVNCIAPSAIRTERTARAMPEEVQRQVAALHPLGRLGEPDDVALATLYLVSDSAAWLTGVTLDVAGGRIMV; encoded by the coding sequence ATGCACGAGTCTCGTTCCCTCACGTCCTTCGACGGCGGCGCGTTTGCGGCGCGCCCCATCCCGACCTACCCGGATCTGGCAGGTAAGGTCGCCGTTGTGACGGGGGGGGCCCGCGGCATTGGGGCGGCGACGTGCCGGCTCCTGGGCGCAAACGGCGCTCGCGTAGTGGTGAACGGGCGCGATCGCGCGGCGATCGCGGAGGTGGCGGACGCGATTCGGTGCGACGGGGCGGAGGTGCTCGGCATCGCCGCCGATGTGACCGACGTCGCAGCGATTGAGGGGATGCGCGACCGGACCGAGCGCGACTTGGGCCCCGTCGACATCCTCGTGGCGTTCGCCGGCGGCAGCACCGTGCACCCCGGTCCGGTTCATCAGATCACGGAGGCGGAGTGGCGTGCGGTCGTGGACGGCAACCTCACCGCGGCGTTCCTGACCGCAAAGGCGTTCCTCCCGGCCATGATCCACCGGCGGCGCGGTGCGATCGTGACGATGGCGTCGACCGCGGCGCGTCTCCCGCTGGGCGCACCAGCGCCGTACGCTGCGGCAAAGGCCGGCGTGGCGACGCTGTCCCGGTGTCTGGCGGCCGAGGTCGGCCGGCACGGCATCCGCGTCAACTGCATCGCCCCGTCCGCGATTCGGACGGAGCGCACCGCGCGCGCCATGCCGGAAGAGGTCCAACGGCAGGTGGCCGCGCTCCACCCGCTCGGCAGGCTGGGGGAGCCGGACGACGTGGCGCTCGCGACGCTGTATTTGGTGTCCGACAGCGCGGCGTGGCTGACGGGTGTCACACTCGACGTCGCGGGCGGTCGGATCATGGTGTGA
- a CDS encoding DUF1116 domain-containing protein: MATTTDEINRAVLERLHAAEPVLEDVLSAGEVVPGFGPRTALHAGPAVAWDEMCGPLRGAVVGALRLEGWAETETDAVRLIQSGDVTCGSAHDHGAVGPMAGVITPSMPVFVVRNRAFGNIACCTINEGIGSALRFGANDASVLDRLRWFAATLGPGLGEAVRGAGGMDLRTIMARALTMGDELHQRNVAATSLFVRALAPHLERVGMSADARGRIFEFLSSNDQFFLNLAMAAAKASADPMRNVPGCTLVTAMARNGTVFGIRVSGTADRWFTAPSPVPQGLLFPGFTEADCNPDLGDSAITETIGLGGVAMAASPAVVRFVGGASVREALAVTREMGEICAGTSPYYRVPALEFAGVPTGIDVRRVVATGIAPVINTGIAHRRAGVGQVGAGTVRAPLGAFRDAVAALAAAR, from the coding sequence ATGGCCACCACGACAGACGAGATCAACCGAGCGGTGTTGGAGCGGCTGCACGCGGCCGAGCCGGTGCTCGAGGACGTCCTGTCGGCAGGCGAGGTGGTGCCCGGGTTCGGGCCGAGGACCGCGCTGCACGCGGGCCCCGCCGTCGCGTGGGACGAGATGTGCGGGCCGCTCCGCGGGGCGGTCGTCGGAGCGCTCCGGCTCGAGGGCTGGGCCGAGACGGAGACCGACGCGGTCCGCCTGATCCAGTCGGGCGACGTGACGTGTGGATCGGCCCACGACCACGGCGCGGTGGGGCCGATGGCCGGGGTGATCACGCCGAGCATGCCGGTGTTCGTCGTCCGCAACCGCGCGTTCGGCAACATCGCCTGCTGCACCATCAACGAGGGCATCGGGAGCGCGCTGCGGTTCGGCGCGAACGATGCGAGCGTGTTGGATCGGCTTCGATGGTTCGCCGCAACGCTGGGTCCTGGACTCGGCGAGGCGGTGCGCGGAGCGGGCGGGATGGATCTCCGAACGATCATGGCCCGGGCGCTGACGATGGGCGACGAGCTCCACCAGCGGAACGTCGCCGCGACATCGCTGTTCGTTCGGGCGCTCGCGCCCCATCTCGAGCGTGTGGGCATGTCCGCCGACGCCCGCGGCCGCATCTTCGAGTTCCTGTCGTCCAACGACCAATTCTTCTTGAACCTGGCGATGGCGGCCGCCAAGGCGTCGGCGGATCCGATGCGGAACGTGCCTGGGTGCACGCTGGTGACGGCGATGGCGCGCAACGGAACCGTGTTCGGGATCCGGGTCAGCGGGACCGCCGACCGCTGGTTCACCGCGCCGTCGCCCGTGCCTCAGGGGCTTCTGTTCCCGGGGTTCACCGAGGCGGACTGCAACCCTGATCTCGGCGACAGTGCGATCACGGAGACGATCGGACTCGGCGGCGTGGCGATGGCCGCATCACCGGCGGTCGTCCGATTCGTCGGCGGCGCGTCGGTCCGCGAGGCGCTTGCGGTGACCCGTGAGATGGGGGAGATCTGCGCCGGGACCAGCCCGTACTACCGCGTTCCCGCGCTCGAGTTCGCCGGCGTGCCCACGGGGATCGACGTCCGACGCGTCGTCGCGACCGGGATCGCGCCGGTGATCAACACCGGGATCGCTCACCGCCGCGCCGGTGTTGGACAAGTGGGCGCGGGCACGGTGCGGGCGCCGCTCGGCGCGTTCCGCGACGCCGTCGCTGCGCTCGCCGCCGCGCGATGA
- the iolN gene encoding 3-dehydro-scyllo-inosose hydrolase, translating to MSQQTSTGPRSYPTDPLFEDNAVGRMKQEVWDASDAQIDAILAEYGLPAPCEWAKPGSYIQTTVRHRLEANRRKNDIVLIPLGCTENHGKHMVSATDTLYVSMICEGVRRYTEKRGAPVNLALPPLNYGGHPYHHLGMPGSVIVREEVVRELLIDVMLGLWNDGFRKQIMLNNHGQLWILESAVQEFCKRYQLPGVFRVMDWHRAVREFFRTKAQGGTFDSPFVHADESETSLSLYLTPEMVDMTYAVDTKSVEFLPGGHFDTSVDAYRRPHRWSEGEGHAAIEIKGTPEGVVGLATHGQARKAKRPLAAILRYLTLVQDEILAKFPAGTVPPPELMSFRDPKELEPFLKEPLSPGWKPVYALPMIGQR from the coding sequence ATGAGCCAGCAAACATCAACCGGACCTCGATCGTATCCGACTGACCCGTTGTTCGAAGACAACGCCGTGGGGCGGATGAAGCAAGAGGTGTGGGACGCGAGCGACGCGCAGATCGACGCGATCCTCGCGGAGTACGGGTTGCCCGCCCCCTGCGAGTGGGCCAAGCCCGGGTCGTACATTCAAACGACGGTCCGTCACCGACTAGAGGCCAACCGGCGAAAGAACGACATCGTGCTGATCCCGCTGGGGTGCACGGAGAACCACGGGAAGCACATGGTGAGCGCGACCGACACCCTGTACGTCAGCATGATCTGCGAAGGGGTGCGGCGCTACACTGAAAAGCGAGGCGCGCCGGTCAACCTGGCGCTGCCCCCGCTGAACTACGGCGGCCATCCCTATCACCACTTGGGCATGCCCGGCAGCGTGATCGTGCGAGAGGAGGTGGTGCGGGAACTGCTGATCGACGTGATGCTCGGGCTGTGGAACGACGGCTTTCGCAAGCAGATCATGCTCAACAATCACGGACAGTTGTGGATCTTGGAGTCGGCGGTCCAGGAGTTCTGCAAGCGCTACCAACTGCCGGGTGTGTTCCGCGTCATGGACTGGCACCGGGCGGTGCGCGAGTTCTTCCGGACGAAGGCGCAAGGGGGGACGTTCGACAGTCCGTTTGTCCACGCCGACGAGTCGGAAACGTCGCTGTCCCTGTACCTGACCCCGGAGATGGTGGACATGACCTACGCCGTGGACACGAAGTCGGTCGAGTTCCTGCCGGGCGGGCACTTCGACACCTCGGTCGACGCGTATCGCCGGCCGCACCGGTGGAGCGAAGGGGAGGGGCACGCCGCGATCGAGATCAAGGGCACGCCTGAAGGGGTCGTGGGGCTTGCCACCCACGGGCAGGCGCGGAAGGCCAAACGGCCGCTGGCCGCGATCCTGCGTTACCTCACGCTGGTGCAGGACGAGATCCTCGCGAAGTTCCCGGCCGGCACCGTCCCGCCGCCTGAGCTGATGAGCTTCCGCGATCCCAAGGAGTTGGAACCGTTCCTGAAAGAGCCGCTGAGCCCTGGATGGAAGCCCGTGTACGCCTTGCCCATGATCGGCCAGCGATAG
- the iolM gene encoding scyllo-inosose 3-dehydrogenase produces MRGLQVQAEWEPRAGYRVSEFERRTGKAVTGASVWRHPKLRIVDVAEPPLGPKDVRLRPRACGVCGSDVHFYETDKDGYMLYPGLTKFPTVIGHEFSGEIVEIGNEVRGLRVGDPVTVEEMIWCGECVPCRNGWPNQCENLEEIGFTIPGAMADQLVVGAKYCWPITALAEAYGSAEAGFEAGALCEPTSVAYNGMFVRAEGFRPGGIVAVYGTGPIGFAAIALARAAGASRVIAFEVSPFRQELAKKVGADEVHSPVDLQKAGTSPHEVVMRASKGTGADLQVEAAGAMTATIPEMEQALAIGGKIVIIGRAAERAPMYLEHFQTHAAQVFGAQGHSGYGTFQNVIRLMASGRVDMRPVITSRFQLAQADAAVEKASKRQDGKVMIKMA; encoded by the coding sequence ATGCGCGGGTTGCAGGTACAGGCGGAATGGGAGCCGCGGGCAGGGTACCGCGTCTCGGAGTTCGAGCGCCGGACGGGCAAAGCGGTGACGGGGGCGAGCGTTTGGCGCCACCCGAAGCTGCGGATCGTTGACGTGGCGGAGCCGCCGCTCGGTCCGAAGGATGTGCGGCTGCGACCGCGGGCGTGCGGGGTGTGCGGATCGGACGTCCACTTCTACGAAACCGACAAGGACGGGTACATGCTGTATCCCGGGCTCACGAAGTTTCCGACCGTAATCGGGCACGAGTTCAGCGGCGAGATCGTCGAGATCGGCAACGAGGTGCGGGGGCTACGCGTCGGCGATCCCGTGACCGTCGAGGAGATGATCTGGTGCGGCGAGTGCGTGCCGTGTCGGAACGGCTGGCCGAACCAGTGCGAGAACCTCGAGGAGATCGGATTCACCATTCCCGGTGCGATGGCCGACCAGCTCGTCGTGGGCGCGAAATACTGCTGGCCGATCACGGCGCTCGCGGAGGCGTACGGGAGCGCAGAGGCCGGGTTCGAGGCCGGGGCGCTGTGCGAACCGACGAGCGTGGCGTACAACGGGATGTTTGTCCGCGCGGAAGGCTTCCGGCCCGGTGGAATCGTGGCCGTCTACGGGACCGGCCCGATCGGCTTCGCGGCGATCGCCCTGGCGCGCGCCGCGGGCGCGAGCCGGGTCATCGCCTTTGAGGTGAGCCCGTTCCGGCAGGAGTTGGCCAAGAAGGTCGGGGCGGACGAGGTCCACAGCCCCGTGGACCTCCAGAAGGCAGGGACGAGCCCGCACGAGGTCGTGATGCGGGCGAGCAAAGGGACGGGCGCCGACCTGCAGGTCGAGGCGGCGGGCGCGATGACGGCGACGATCCCGGAGATGGAGCAAGCGCTGGCGATCGGCGGCAAGATCGTGATCATTGGTCGGGCCGCGGAACGGGCGCCGATGTACCTGGAACACTTCCAGACCCACGCGGCGCAGGTGTTCGGGGCACAGGGGCACTCCGGCTACGGAACGTTCCAGAACGTGATCCGGCTGATGGCCTCCGGCCGGGTCGACATGCGGCCGGTCATCACAAGCCGGTTTCAGCTCGCGCAGGCGGATGCGGCGGTGGAGAAGGCGAGCAAACGGCAGGACGGCAAGGTCATGATCAAGATGGCATGA
- a CDS encoding extracellular solute-binding protein: protein MSTSRSGTRRSKARPVLTRRDLLKTGAAGLAGAALGAGTFGRIAASIAVAAAKPAQLNLGVVAGVEASGLKAIAPAWEKATGVRLNFIAYPYPSLYEKNVTAFQAGTSLFDVVMMDDPWMPKFGSEGWLTPLDAPPFNLKRDPDVFPIVYDLGSWPPPSGPIPPGEASKPRHIYSITIVGNVEIYMYRRDLIPAAPQTWDAALAAAKKLNKSGFYGYAIRGAKGNPVISDWSPILRAFGGQVFDDNWNVVLNSPQSLAALTFLVTSLKPVAEPGADVVDAADRSRLVATGHAAQSTVWPAEASDITENPKVSTVRGKLGYTVVPAGPAGVHYPLMGNWLLGIPAAAKEKAWAYQFITWATSASVQKTYASDGGIPFRKSVLTDPALNKRFPYFQAMAASMAAPPFWRPRTPEWSAVETILGTHVNAALAGTESAQQAIGKATTEITQHMKEAGYIK, encoded by the coding sequence ATGAGCACCTCACGATCTGGCACGCGCAGGAGCAAGGCTCGACCCGTCCTGACGCGCCGGGACCTCCTCAAGACGGGGGCGGCGGGTCTTGCCGGCGCCGCGCTCGGGGCGGGCACGTTCGGCCGCATCGCGGCGTCCATCGCGGTGGCCGCGGCCAAACCGGCGCAGCTCAACCTGGGAGTGGTCGCGGGCGTCGAGGCCAGCGGCCTTAAAGCGATCGCGCCGGCCTGGGAGAAGGCGACGGGCGTGCGCCTGAACTTCATCGCGTATCCGTACCCCAGCCTCTACGAGAAGAACGTCACGGCCTTCCAGGCCGGCACGTCCCTGTTCGATGTCGTCATGATGGACGACCCGTGGATGCCGAAATTCGGGTCCGAGGGATGGCTGACCCCGCTCGACGCGCCGCCCTTCAACCTGAAACGGGACCCCGACGTGTTTCCGATCGTCTACGACCTGGGCTCCTGGCCGCCGCCGAGCGGTCCGATTCCGCCCGGCGAGGCGTCGAAGCCCCGGCACATCTACTCGATCACGATCGTGGGCAACGTGGAGATCTACATGTACCGGCGCGATCTGATTCCCGCAGCGCCGCAGACGTGGGACGCGGCGCTCGCGGCAGCAAAGAAGCTCAACAAATCCGGTTTCTACGGGTACGCGATCCGGGGGGCGAAGGGGAACCCCGTGATCTCCGATTGGTCGCCGATCCTGCGGGCGTTCGGAGGCCAGGTCTTCGACGACAACTGGAACGTCGTGCTGAACTCACCCCAGAGCCTGGCGGCGCTGACCTTTCTCGTGACCTCGCTCAAGCCGGTCGCAGAGCCGGGGGCTGACGTGGTGGACGCCGCCGACCGCAGCCGGCTCGTCGCCACCGGGCACGCGGCGCAATCGACGGTGTGGCCCGCGGAGGCGTCGGACATCACCGAGAACCCCAAGGTGAGCACGGTCCGCGGCAAGCTCGGCTACACGGTCGTGCCCGCCGGACCCGCCGGGGTGCACTATCCGCTGATGGGCAACTGGCTCCTCGGGATTCCCGCGGCCGCGAAGGAGAAGGCGTGGGCGTACCAGTTCATCACCTGGGCCACCAGCGCCTCGGTGCAGAAGACGTATGCGAGCGACGGCGGGATCCCGTTCCGGAAATCCGTGCTGACGGATCCCGCCCTCAACAAGCGGTTCCCGTACTTCCAGGCGATGGCGGCCTCGATGGCGGCACCACCGTTCTGGCGTCCGCGGACGCCCGAATGGTCGGCCGTGGAGACCATCCTCGGGACCCACGTGAATGCGGCGCTGGCCGGCACCGAATCCGCACAGCAGGCGATCGGCAAGGCGACGACCGAAATCACGCAGCACATGAAGGAGGCGGGCTACATCAAGTAG
- a CDS encoding sugar ABC transporter permease, whose product MLFLLTVVVYPLFYAIALSLQYYRIGGFAGLHNFAFAFQDALLGDSLRATAIYVGLAMSVECLLGLVLAVAVQRTVKSVLGRTLAYLLFIVPMVTPPVAAGVIFRLMLIPDYGIVNVLLRDVGYRGQPILWMSSPAMAMLSVVTVDVWQWMPFVFLVLYAGLQAVPLDVVEAAEVDGAGAWARFRHIELPYLKPLLLLVLVFRFTDTLRVFDHVQVLTMGGPGASTEFLSLYLYSIAFKFSNLNYASAIALYVVIVISIVFALTSRYLTEEIA is encoded by the coding sequence GTGCTGTTTTTGTTGACGGTCGTCGTGTATCCGCTCTTCTATGCGATCGCGCTGAGTCTCCAGTACTATCGCATCGGTGGCTTTGCCGGGTTGCACAACTTCGCGTTCGCGTTTCAGGACGCACTCCTCGGCGATTCGCTGCGGGCGACGGCGATCTACGTGGGGCTCGCGATGAGCGTCGAATGTCTCCTCGGGCTCGTGCTCGCGGTGGCGGTGCAGCGCACGGTCAAGAGCGTGCTTGGGCGCACGCTTGCGTACCTGTTGTTCATCGTGCCGATGGTGACGCCGCCCGTCGCAGCCGGCGTGATCTTCCGGCTGATGTTGATTCCCGACTACGGCATCGTGAACGTGCTCCTGCGCGACGTGGGATACCGCGGCCAGCCGATCCTCTGGATGTCGTCGCCGGCGATGGCGATGCTCTCGGTCGTGACCGTGGACGTCTGGCAGTGGATGCCGTTTGTGTTTCTCGTGCTGTACGCCGGGCTGCAGGCGGTGCCCCTCGATGTCGTGGAGGCGGCGGAGGTGGACGGTGCCGGCGCCTGGGCGCGTTTCCGCCACATCGAGTTGCCATACCTCAAACCGCTGCTGCTGCTCGTCCTGGTCTTCCGGTTCACGGACACGCTGCGCGTATTCGACCATGTGCAGGTCCTGACGATGGGAGGCCCGGGGGCGTCCACGGAGTTCCTCAGCCTGTATCTCTACAGCATCGCGTTCAAGTTCAGCAACCTCAACTACGCGTCGGCGATCGCACTGTACGTCGTGATCGTCATCTCCATCGTGTTTGCGCTGACGAGCCGCTATCTGACGGAGGAGATCGCGTGA
- a CDS encoding carbohydrate ABC transporter permease yields MTNEVHAARPAAPASPAQPSVVRRVRTRRRRNAVRGLVLAALGALAIAYLFPFVWMISTSLKPTSELYTQPPTFFPVQPTLDAYQAALIGAGNWVLLRNSVIVCLSAVALTLALALLIAYPLTRLRVAPRFRRGLLSWLLSLRFLPSMVVVIPIFATVRTVGLYDRLIALILIYAAFSLPFAVWMLKGFLQEVPQEIEDAAFVDGAGRWRAFFRILLPMVSPGVLAAGVITFALAWSEFLYALILTATPRSQTFSIGVWSFVTEFEIIWNQMAALGVVSALVPICLLLFSRRYVISALTFGAVRDQS; encoded by the coding sequence GTGACGAACGAGGTCCACGCCGCTAGGCCCGCCGCGCCGGCATCGCCCGCGCAACCGTCCGTGGTGCGGCGCGTTCGCACGAGGCGGCGCCGCAACGCCGTTCGCGGGCTCGTTCTCGCGGCCCTGGGCGCGCTTGCGATCGCCTACCTGTTCCCATTCGTGTGGATGATCTCGACCTCGCTCAAGCCGACGAGCGAGTTGTATACGCAGCCGCCCACGTTTTTCCCGGTGCAGCCGACGCTCGATGCGTACCAGGCCGCCCTGATCGGAGCGGGAAACTGGGTGCTCCTCCGAAACAGCGTGATCGTGTGCCTCTCCGCGGTCGCCCTCACGCTCGCGCTGGCCTTGCTCATTGCGTACCCGCTGACCCGCCTCCGGGTCGCCCCGCGGTTTCGGCGTGGACTGCTGTCATGGCTGCTGAGCCTGCGGTTCCTGCCGTCGATGGTCGTGGTGATCCCGATCTTCGCGACGGTCAGGACAGTCGGCCTGTACGACCGTCTGATCGCACTCATCCTCATCTACGCCGCATTCTCCTTGCCGTTCGCGGTGTGGATGCTGAAGGGGTTCCTCCAGGAGGTGCCCCAGGAAATCGAGGATGCCGCGTTCGTGGACGGCGCCGGGCGGTGGCGCGCGTTCTTTCGGATCCTGCTGCCGATGGTGTCGCCCGGCGTGCTCGCGGCCGGGGTGATCACGTTCGCGCTCGCGTGGAGCGAGTTCCTCTACGCGCTGATCCTGACCGCGACGCCCCGGTCCCAAACGTTCTCGATCGGTGTGTGGAGTTTCGTGACGGAGTTCGAGATCATCTGGAACCAGATGGCGGCGCTCGGCGTCGTGTCGGCGCTCGTGCCGATCTGCCTGCTGCTTTTCTCGCGCCGGTACGTGATCTCGGCGCTCACGTTTGGCGCGGTGCGCGATCAGTCGTGA